In Sulfuracidifex metallicus DSM 6482 = JCM 9184, a single window of DNA contains:
- a CDS encoding phosphate-starvation-inducible PsiE family protein, which produces MKVSFPKLKFDDKILFRIIGIVVRAILIVGIITQIGITIFLTVSSLIISGPVALVTTAIENALLIIVLLEIYLAVEDYLSGKGRTASYVIDASISFIVREIIIDVFNGVDSNTTLLVLAGIVAILSFSRFLTSRAEKGI; this is translated from the coding sequence TTGAAAGTAAGCTTCCCCAAGCTAAAATTTGATGATAAAATTCTTTTTAGAATAATAGGAATAGTTGTTAGGGCAATACTTATAGTGGGTATAATTACCCAAATAGGAATAACAATTTTCCTCACTGTAAGCTCGCTGATAATTAGCGGACCAGTAGCTCTAGTCACTACTGCAATTGAAAATGCTCTCCTGATCATAGTGCTTCTTGAAATTTATTTGGCTGTTGAGGATTACTTATCTGGTAAGGGAAGAACGGCAAGCTACGTTATAGATGCTTCAATATCCTTTATAGTAAGGGAAATAATAATAGACGTATTTAACGGCGTGGACTCAAATACGACCTTGCTAGTCCTAGCTGGAATCGTAGCTATACTTTCTTTCTCTAGATTCCTGACCAGCAGAGCTGAGAAAGGTATCTAA
- a CDS encoding KaiC domain-containing protein — protein sequence MTIGNIERLSTGVPGFDRLLEGGIPQGFMVALTGEPGTGKTIFSLHFIAEGLKKGEPCVYVTTEESRDSIIRQAGQFGWDFSSLLEKKLIIIDALMKEKEDQWSLVNVTPEEVVQKIIDAKKVLGYGKGRLVIDSVSTLFLDKPAMARKISYYLKRSLDKWKFTTYVTSQYAVTTSQAFGFGVEHVADGIIRFRRVVKNGRLRKFILIEKMRQTDHDKHVWEVDVEKGKGFVILGKIDEKAEDFRLMK from the coding sequence ATGACGATTGGTAATATAGAAAGGTTATCAACCGGTGTCCCTGGTTTCGACAGACTCTTGGAGGGAGGAATACCACAAGGCTTCATGGTGGCTCTAACGGGAGAGCCAGGTACTGGGAAGACAATATTTTCTTTGCACTTCATCGCTGAAGGATTAAAGAAGGGAGAGCCGTGCGTTTATGTAACCACGGAGGAAAGCAGGGACTCTATAATAAGACAAGCAGGTCAATTCGGATGGGATTTTTCTTCTCTACTGGAGAAAAAGCTGATCATCATTGACGCGTTGATGAAGGAGAAGGAGGATCAATGGTCTCTGGTTAACGTCACACCGGAAGAGGTAGTTCAGAAGATAATCGATGCTAAGAAGGTATTGGGTTACGGGAAAGGAAGGTTGGTTATTGATAGCGTCAGCACTCTTTTCTTGGATAAGCCCGCCATGGCTAGAAAAATTAGCTATTATCTAAAGAGATCTTTAGATAAATGGAAATTTACCACTTACGTTACGTCTCAATACGCCGTCACCACATCTCAAGCTTTCGGCTTTGGTGTAGAACACGTTGCAGATGGAATAATCAGGTTTAGGAGGGTAGTGAAAAACGGCAGACTGAGGAAATTTATCTTAATAGAAAAAATGAGACAGACCGACCACGACAAGCACGTATGGGAAGTGGACGTTGAGAAAGGTAAAGGTTTCGTTATACTAGGGAAGATAGATGAAAAGGCAGAGGACTTTAGACTTATGAAATGA
- a CDS encoding protein-tyrosine phosphatase family protein, with product MYWVKKNRLAGSCIPYMEGEIQEWVMSGVRRVIVLPQDWEIEDAWGDVNYYFSMLRKYKLEFIHVPVEDNMPPTMEQFVEILKWIKSNNSPLLVHCVWGIGRTGTVLSSILTLEGLSWEESIANVRKVREGAVQSYQQMLFVKEVEEKREWLKSILYSS from the coding sequence ATGTATTGGGTGAAGAAAAATCGACTTGCAGGATCTTGCATACCTTATATGGAGGGTGAAATTCAGGAATGGGTAATGAGCGGAGTCAGGAGGGTAATAGTTTTGCCGCAAGACTGGGAAATTGAGGATGCTTGGGGGGACGTTAATTATTACTTCTCGATGCTTAGGAAATATAAGCTGGAGTTCATCCATGTGCCCGTTGAAGACAATATGCCACCTACAATGGAACAGTTCGTAGAGATCCTGAAATGGATTAAGAGCAACAACTCCCCTTTGCTTGTACATTGTGTGTGGGGAATAGGAAGAACTGGCACTGTCCTTAGCTCAATCCTAACCTTGGAGGGACTATCATGGGAGGAATCCATAGCAAACGTAAGGAAAGTTAGAGAGGGTGCGGTTCAGAGTTATCAACAGATGTTATTTGTAAAGGAGGTTGAGGAGAAGAGAGAATGGTTGAAGAGCATACTCTACTCTTCTTAA
- a CDS encoding endonuclease V codes for MVEEHTLLFLRYLQSVFSSMIKEEHLKIENVKEVCAVDVAYNGKTGFAVASRGSFQEVVQHKVFSGAVDFPYISGYLFMREAPIMLKALEGFQCDLLLVDGHGTAHPRRSGIAVVLGVLLNLPTIGIAKSRLTGEILQDGGVNYVVVNGKKEGVKSGKYYYSIGNKVDLEDCVYVSKMGYPGILKETDRLTKKYKKGENESSKE; via the coding sequence ATGGTTGAAGAGCATACTCTACTCTTCTTAAGGTATTTACAGAGTGTTTTCTCTTCAATGATAAAGGAGGAACACCTGAAAATAGAAAACGTTAAGGAAGTATGTGCTGTTGACGTGGCTTACAACGGCAAAACCGGATTCGCGGTGGCATCCAGAGGATCATTCCAAGAGGTAGTCCAGCATAAGGTATTTTCAGGAGCTGTGGACTTCCCTTATATTTCAGGATATCTATTCATGAGAGAAGCGCCAATCATGTTGAAGGCATTGGAGGGATTTCAATGTGACCTCCTCTTGGTTGACGGGCATGGGACAGCACATCCAAGGAGAAGTGGGATTGCGGTAGTTCTAGGAGTTTTACTAAATCTACCTACTATAGGAATAGCTAAGTCAAGGTTAACTGGGGAGATCCTACAAGACGGAGGGGTAAATTACGTTGTAGTTAACGGAAAAAAAGAGGGAGTTAAGTCGGGGAAATATTACTACAGCATTGGAAACAAAGTAGATCTAGAGGACTGCGTTTATGTATCCAAAATGGGATATCCAGGGATACTTAAGGAAACTGATAGGTTAACTAAGAAATACAAAAAGGGAGAGAACGAAAGCTCAAAGGAATGA
- a CDS encoding isochorismatase family cysteine hydrolase, translated as MEIRVPEIHESDEVYLPPSSTALLVVDMQNDFVDKKGKLYVPSAESTIKPIQELIKKFRDAGSLVIYTQDWHMKDDPEFKIWGEHALAGTWGAEIYPNLTPEKDDFLIKKYRYDAFFGTSLDYVLRVKNVKNLVVVGTVANICVLHTAGSAALRWYNVIVPKEGISALDQFDYYSTLRQVEFLYKGIITTYKGVNLQH; from the coding sequence ATGGAAATTAGGGTTCCAGAGATTCATGAAAGCGACGAGGTCTATTTACCTCCTTCCTCAACCGCGTTGTTAGTTGTTGACATGCAAAACGACTTCGTGGACAAAAAGGGAAAGCTTTACGTACCTAGCGCAGAATCTACCATTAAGCCAATTCAGGAACTTATAAAGAAATTCAGGGATGCAGGTTCACTGGTTATATATACTCAAGATTGGCACATGAAGGACGATCCTGAGTTCAAGATATGGGGAGAGCATGCCTTGGCTGGGACATGGGGTGCTGAAATATATCCAAATCTGACCCCAGAGAAAGATGATTTCTTAATCAAGAAGTACAGATACGACGCCTTCTTCGGCACATCCCTTGACTACGTGCTGAGAGTTAAGAACGTGAAAAACTTGGTAGTCGTAGGAACTGTTGCTAACATATGTGTACTTCACACTGCAGGAAGTGCAGCACTGAGATGGTATAATGTAATAGTACCGAAGGAAGGAATATCAGCATTAGATCAGTTCGACTATTACTCAACTTTACGACAAGTGGAATTCCTTTACAAAGGTATAATAACTACATATAAAGGGGTAAATCTACAACATTAA
- a CDS encoding DHHA1 domain-containing protein produces MEDYYAIVHNDFDGTASAAVYARAVGYLPKNTFFTEPTRLHNFLNKLELRGVKKIVLADLGANGSTIDQVTERLSWIVSQGVEVEWFDHHVWKQEWKDKVTQAGVHLYHDTSTCGAGVVHKVKNPQDEFSSKLASADCSVDIWLHNDPMGEKLRRVVENSPDYSWKLHLVETFFKGELWNDEFQKILEDKIDEELKGYKKLEKYFKVIDIDGKKVAIAIRWRGPPDISYASQYIMSRTGAVVFVSANGKSISFRSSTYEIRRFALEFGGGGHPLAAGAALRVPALHRFFRRIGIRKFMMNWVTTRVEQAVKKAGFQEYKENRAMSQ; encoded by the coding sequence ATGGAAGATTACTATGCGATAGTACATAACGACTTTGATGGGACAGCTTCAGCTGCAGTCTACGCTAGGGCCGTCGGTTATTTACCTAAAAACACTTTTTTTACGGAGCCGACGCGACTGCATAATTTCTTGAATAAGCTAGAGCTTAGGGGAGTAAAGAAAATAGTCCTCGCAGATCTTGGAGCTAACGGATCCACAATAGACCAAGTAACGGAAAGATTGAGTTGGATAGTATCTCAGGGCGTTGAGGTGGAGTGGTTCGATCATCATGTGTGGAAACAGGAATGGAAGGATAAAGTAACGCAGGCTGGAGTTCATTTATATCATGATACTTCAACCTGCGGAGCTGGGGTAGTCCATAAAGTAAAGAATCCGCAGGATGAGTTCTCCTCAAAATTAGCTTCAGCTGACTGTTCAGTTGATATATGGCTTCACAACGATCCCATGGGCGAAAAATTAAGGAGAGTAGTTGAGAATTCCCCTGACTACTCGTGGAAACTCCATTTAGTTGAGACTTTCTTCAAGGGAGAGCTCTGGAACGATGAATTCCAGAAAATCTTGGAAGACAAGATTGACGAGGAACTTAAAGGCTACAAGAAGCTCGAGAAGTACTTTAAAGTTATAGATATAGACGGGAAAAAGGTAGCGATAGCCATTAGGTGGAGAGGCCCTCCCGATATAAGTTATGCCTCTCAATATATTATGTCAAGGACTGGGGCAGTGGTCTTCGTTTCAGCCAACGGAAAGTCAATCTCGTTCAGGAGTTCCACGTATGAAATTAGAAGGTTCGCTCTGGAGTTCGGTGGAGGAGGCCATCCGTTGGCTGCAGGCGCAGCACTTAGGGTTCCAGCTTTACACAGATTCTTCAGGAGGATAGGAATAAGGAAATTCATGATGAATTGGGTAACTACAAGAGTTGAACAAGCGGTGAAAAAGGCTGGATTCCAGGAATACAAAGAGAATAGAGCAATGTCGCAGTGA
- a CDS encoding peroxiredoxin: MKLYQKFPETQVLTTQGVIDFYKDIFGKGKWLFLFAHPADFTPVCTTEFVEFSKAYNDFANLGVQLVGLSVDSVYSHIEWLKDIQEKYGIKVPFPVIADPDKKFARLLDIVDEASGQTIRGVFLVSPDGVIRFIAYYPLEAGRKISELLRITKAMIVNYKAKVVLPANWEPGQDVIVPPPNVFDEATMRMKMPKAKSWYLLFKDYNELPQDQKV, translated from the coding sequence ATGAAACTGTATCAGAAGTTCCCTGAAACTCAAGTTCTCACAACCCAAGGTGTAATTGACTTTTACAAGGATATATTCGGCAAAGGAAAGTGGCTATTCCTATTCGCCCACCCGGCTGACTTCACTCCAGTCTGCACCACGGAATTCGTTGAGTTCTCCAAGGCATATAACGACTTCGCCAACTTGGGCGTTCAGCTAGTAGGTCTTAGCGTAGATAGTGTATATTCACACATAGAGTGGCTGAAGGACATACAAGAGAAGTACGGAATCAAGGTTCCATTCCCTGTAATTGCTGACCCGGACAAGAAATTCGCTAGGTTGCTAGATATAGTCGATGAAGCATCGGGACAGACAATAAGGGGAGTTTTCCTCGTCAGTCCAGACGGCGTAATAAGGTTTATAGCCTACTATCCTCTGGAAGCTGGAAGGAAGATATCTGAGCTGTTGAGAATAACAAAGGCAATGATAGTTAACTACAAGGCTAAGGTTGTGCTACCTGCAAACTGGGAGCCAGGTCAGGACGTAATAGTCCCACCGCCAAACGTTTTCGATGAAGCTACAATGAGAATGAAGATGCCAAAGGCAAAGTCATGGTACTTGTTATTCAAGGATTATAACGAGCTTCCTCAGGATCAGAAAGTGTAA
- a CDS encoding metallophosphoesterase, producing the protein MKLIASSDIHSPKWTGKFLNSLNKVRDFDLLVLAGDLADRGGYKHLYPIFNQVKEKKCVAVFGNEDFQQYRESYKKEYPGITWLDDSSILMDFDSRRVLIVGSDGVLQRPTRFQQLMGIDSAYYKKKLERIEELLCQEADVKILVTHYASSMETVFGERESVYPFLGYPIVEKVKCPPDIAIHGHAHYSKRTFYSNGRTKIYNVAFPANGNVVTIGI; encoded by the coding sequence TTGAAGCTAATAGCATCTTCAGATATACATTCTCCGAAATGGACTGGCAAGTTTCTAAATTCTCTAAATAAAGTAAGAGATTTCGACTTGTTAGTATTGGCTGGAGACTTGGCAGACAGAGGTGGCTACAAGCATCTATATCCTATTTTTAATCAAGTAAAAGAGAAAAAGTGTGTAGCAGTCTTCGGAAATGAAGACTTTCAGCAGTATAGAGAGAGTTACAAGAAGGAATATCCTGGAATAACGTGGTTAGACGATTCGTCAATTTTGATGGATTTTGACTCTAGGCGCGTTCTCATAGTGGGAAGTGATGGAGTGTTGCAACGACCTACAAGGTTTCAACAGTTGATGGGAATTGATTCAGCTTACTATAAGAAGAAGTTGGAAAGAATTGAGGAGCTACTCTGTCAAGAAGCTGACGTAAAGATACTTGTAACGCATTACGCTTCCTCTATGGAGACTGTTTTCGGAGAGCGAGAATCAGTTTACCCGTTTTTAGGCTATCCTATTGTTGAAAAGGTAAAATGTCCTCCAGATATTGCAATACATGGACATGCACACTACTCCAAGAGGACGTTTTACTCCAACGGTAGGACAAAAATTTATAATGTAGCTTTTCCAGCAAACGGGAACGTAGTAACAATAGGCATCTGA
- a CDS encoding ATP-binding protein: protein MTLCKIPKVTVTTWSVKNVVLAGPTYRKYYERGLSLMKEGQVASIVGQPGMGKTTILKKLEESSKEWIKPIFLDMANKDDLSSEFWTKINETEIRKDSLIRLEGRKKELGYTFWKKLFGVKFWDHVERMCGKVDDVDMRLFCMQYPKNYDGMISLIKDLKEINKVGLLIDEVRETHLPVIHRVINAGLGVPVIMAIPTDSFSRISDLALRRRIEESRISLDDGVTEEDVKEIVETYCGELGDLLLPMINLLWKGKELPSISSILQFLRSESEKAERECGESIECMKNYVEKSMALKNPEEETREMEKRVREALSLLSQEFSIKYIHPRGKRVVDSNGKSVLASLFFLTEDGAYIGTVKLSKDGELPDKADVESILTVNTVEHDKKDYKVLGKLVITNANVNGTNFVTMSTIEVLRIVDGDVDILAEKLKERLRESNLIGKTSANEASNET, encoded by the coding sequence ATGACCTTATGTAAAATACCAAAAGTAACCGTTACAACGTGGAGTGTAAAGAACGTAGTCCTAGCAGGACCCACCTACAGAAAGTACTACGAGAGAGGACTATCCCTCATGAAGGAGGGGCAAGTAGCCTCGATCGTAGGACAGCCCGGAATGGGGAAAACCACGATTCTAAAGAAGTTAGAAGAAAGCTCAAAGGAATGGATAAAACCGATCTTCCTTGACATGGCAAATAAGGATGATTTGTCATCGGAGTTTTGGACCAAGATTAACGAGACCGAAATAAGGAAAGACTCGCTAATCAGATTGGAGGGAAGAAAGAAGGAATTGGGTTACACCTTCTGGAAGAAGCTCTTCGGAGTCAAGTTCTGGGATCATGTGGAAAGAATGTGCGGTAAAGTTGACGACGTTGATATGAGACTATTCTGCATGCAGTATCCTAAGAACTACGATGGAATGATTTCTTTAATTAAGGACTTAAAGGAAATCAACAAGGTAGGATTATTAATAGACGAGGTAAGGGAAACTCACTTGCCAGTCATTCACCGTGTGATAAACGCGGGTTTGGGAGTTCCTGTCATAATGGCAATTCCAACGGATTCGTTCAGTAGGATAAGCGACTTAGCTTTACGTAGAAGGATAGAGGAAAGTAGGATCTCCCTAGATGACGGGGTGACTGAGGAAGACGTAAAGGAGATAGTTGAGACCTACTGCGGTGAGTTAGGAGACTTATTGTTGCCCATGATCAACTTACTTTGGAAAGGTAAGGAGCTTCCCTCTATAAGTTCCATATTACAGTTCCTAAGGTCTGAATCGGAAAAAGCTGAAAGGGAATGCGGTGAATCAATAGAATGCATGAAGAATTACGTGGAGAAATCAATGGCTTTGAAGAATCCTGAGGAGGAAACTAGGGAGATGGAAAAGAGAGTAAGGGAGGCACTTTCCCTCTTATCTCAAGAATTTTCCATAAAGTACATTCACCCCAGAGGAAAGCGGGTAGTTGACTCTAACGGTAAGTCGGTATTGGCTTCATTATTCTTCCTAACCGAAGACGGTGCTTACATAGGGACGGTAAAACTTTCTAAGGATGGGGAGCTACCTGACAAAGCTGACGTAGAAAGTATCCTCACTGTAAATACTGTGGAACATGATAAAAAAGATTACAAGGTACTAGGGAAACTAGTAATCACTAACGCGAACGTTAACGGTACTAACTTCGTAACAATGAGCACAATAGAGGTACTAAGGATCGTAGACGGTGACGTAGACATACTTGCAGAGAAACTGAAGGAACGCCTGAGGGAGAGCAACTTGATTGGAAAGACTTCCGCAAACGAGGCATCAAATGAAACTTGA